A segment of the Pelodiscus sinensis isolate JC-2024 chromosome 28, ASM4963464v1, whole genome shotgun sequence genome:
caatcctgctggaagggcataataagtggggttccacaggggtctgttttgggaccggttctgttcaatatcttcagcagtttagatattggcatagagaggacacttattaagtttgcagatgatcccaagcggGGAGGggatgcaactgctttggaggatgggctcataattcaaaacgatctgggcaaactggagaaatggtctgacgtaaacaggatgaagtttaataaggacaaatgcaaagtgctccactgaggaaggtcCAGTCAGTTTCactcatacagaatgggaagtgactgtctaggaaggagtccggcagaaagggattgaggggtcatagcggaccacaagagaaacatgagtcagcagcgtgacgCTGCatgagcaggagtgttgtgagcaagacacaagaagtcgttcttccgctctgctctgctctgcgctggttaggccttagCTGgaatcttgtgtccagttctgggcactgcatttcaagaaagatgtggagaaattgaagaaggtccagagaagagcaacaagaatgatgcaaGGTCTAGTGGACTCCACTCCCCAGCCAGGGTTCAGGGCTGCCCACAAGCCCCGGGGGGCTGGCAAAGACCCTGAGCCAGTGAACATCGGCCAGAGTCCGACACCTACGTACCAGAGAGTTGGCTGCCACAAAGGCCAAGGCCCGGGCAGAGCAGAGAACCAGACCAGGCCCCAGTATGGCAGGCCCTGTTccatccccacctctgctctccgCCAGGGCCGTGTCTGGGTCACGCTGAGCATCACTTGGGATCTGTGCCTGGGACCTGCACTCCCCTGCACTGGCAGCCCGGTCCTGGGGCTGAGACCCACGCCTGCGGGGAGATCTCAGCATGGCCGTGGGCTTGAAGTGCCTCCTGCTTGTGAGAACCCTCTGGCCTTGTCGCCTGTCCCgagcccctgcctctgcctcctccacgGAGCCTCACGAGCCTGGCGACCACGGTGACGCTGCTCCCCACGTTCGTGGTGGACACGGGCCTGGCTCTCACCTGGTGTGACCCATCGCTGGCGAGGCTGGAACCCTGGCGGTGCATGTTCTGCTGGCTGCATGTGCTGTGCCTGGCGGGGGGGAGCATAACCCTGTTTGCTGATCTCCACATCTAAGGGAGGGCCCTTCCTGGGACTTAAGGACCCGAACGGCTCAGTTCTGGACCAATGAGCTGTGAAtggacctgcttttcctgggAGCCTGGACTCTGGCTGGTCctagtgctggaatccatcttgaatttgggaCTTTcccacgggggaggggaaggaggcaacTGAATAAAGGCTCCTGCCCCGGGGAAAGTCTATCTAAGGTGAGGGAAGCAAACAAGGATGGTCTCTAGCTGGCGTCacagcctgcccccagcaaaCACCTGGAAACACAAGGGCTGGAGAactgccagccccaggccccagcaGCCAGTGTCGGGGTGAgaagactggcctgggggtgagagGTTCCGGGCTGTGAGTGGGCGTTttgttttgcttagtaacttacgtTGATCTGTCtcttcggggggaggggggagctgagcGAGTCTGCACAGAAAAAACGATCGAGGTGGCACTTCCTAGACTCACGGAACATGGCGATGGGAGCGCGGGcggtgcccacggaagctcacgaTCCCATCGACGTGGTGTGAGTCCAGACGTGCAAGCGGCCCATTGGCTGTCCGATCTGTCTCTCGTCACTGGACACCACTTTGCACACTTCACAGAGTCCCTGGTTTGTCAGTAACCCGGGGAGATGACGGTTACCGGGGGCGCGTCTCTTGCACTGGTGAAAGCGGTGACAAGTTGTGAGCTCCCTGCGTCTGAACGCTGTAGCTGTGCCCGGGCTCTGCTCCTGCTGGACTCTCAGGTTCCTGGACTGAGCCTTCCCGGAGCAGAGCCTCTCTCggtgtctgtgctgctctgctgtGGGCAGTGACCCCAACTCTGCCAGCGCCGGGGGAGACGAGGGCCGGTCTCGGCAGGATGGGTGGGCTCAGTCCCCCTAAGCTGCACAGCTTCCCACTAAGCcccatgcaggagggggctgcagcagggagagaacTTTGGCAAGAGTCCAAGTCCCCCCCAGTCCTTGCATCTGATCAGGGGGAAATTCCCTCCTGacgctgcccagggcaccagggagagctggggggggggggcaagaccCAGCCACACGCCGAGACAGAGTGCTCGGAACCACCCCTCTCCCAGCGGAGAAGACAGGgattaaccccccctcccccccaataggggaccttcctgacccctgctggCAGTAGGAACCAGGCTTGCTTTACCCACTAGGCCACGCTTCCTCTGCCACCAAGGCTCCCTGTGGCACATGTGCGTGCCCTGCACGTTATTCATATTCCTCCCTCAACTTTCATGTTAACCCCTCGCGTTCAGCACAGCTGGGCAGCAGCTCTGCTCCCGCCACGCACGCCCCATGTACGGGCTCCGTGCGCCGCACGCGCGCTAGGCCTGGCCCAAAACCTGGGCACaagtgctggctgggggggggggggggggacactagcaGAGGGCCGGCTGCACCGAGCACTGCTCCGGGCAAGCCTGCGGCCAGGACCCCGGCCCACCGGGAATCCCCATGTGCCCGGCCAGCACTGGAGGCTGGCGCCCTCTAGTGGCTGGTCCCCAGCATCACACGCTGCTTCCCCCCCTGCCGCCCTGGGCTCAAGCAAGCGACTGTCCCGGCAGAGGGGACCCGGGTGCGGCCtccgtggggcagggatgggacaGAAACATGAGCCCCCGAGAGCCACGCTGTTGCCATAGGAATAGGCTCCTTGGGGCGATGCTACcagtgctgccaggctggggcgAGCCCCTGGTGCGCGAGCCCAGGAGCTGGGAGGAAGTGGAGATTCTCTGTAATACTTGTAGGAAGCCTGtgtgagcctcagtttccccagctgctgctctactCTTGGGGGGCACCCAGCTGTCCTTTCTGGCTCAGCCCCCCAGCAGGGGAGACCAGACAGCAGCGAATCCCACCCCCGGGACATCAAACTCTGGCAACGCCGCCTCTCAGCACCCCAGCTCGGGACACGGGAGGAGCTACGCGTGGACTGCGGGAACCCCGGGGGCACCTGGACTAGCGCAAAGAGAAACCTCCCCCTGCAGCGGCCCCTGCTAGGACCCGCCCAGGACCAGAGGTGAGTGGCCCAGGGGGCTTAGGGGCAGGGTCCATTCGCCCTGGTCCCGTGGCAGGTCCCAgccggggcagctgcaggggaagtCCAAAGGCCGCACTGGCCCTGCTCATGCCTGCgcccagctgggggagcagggagaaatAGGGGGGAGGGCTCCCCGGTGGGGTCTGTAGCGAGTGGCTGTGGCACCCTCCAAGCCATGACACAGGCACTGGGGGAAGGTGGCGCCCAAATCACTGGCGCCAGGACGATCTAGGCTGaagcctgccccagctgctgggctTACGGGAGTCAGCTCATGTGCGGGGTGTGGCACGGCGCCACTGCCCTCCCCGCTTCCCGCGTGGCACGGCGCCACCGCCCTCCCCGCTTCCCGCGTGGCACGGCGCCACCGCCCTCCCCGCTTCCCGCGTGGCACGGCGCCACCGCCCTCCCCGCTTCCCGCGTGGCACGGCGCCACCGCCCTCCCCGCTTCCCGCGTGGCACGGCGCCACCGCCCTCCCCGCTTGCCACGTGGCACGGcgccactgccctccctgcttgCCACGTGGCACGGCGCCACCgccctccccactctgcagaTGTGGAGCCAGGCACTGCTATTGGGGCTGGAGGCAAAGGGCACAagagccctgccccatccccgggCCAGCATCACTGACCTGAGTGCCAGGGCCTCACAGAGGTGTTGGGCACCTGTCACTCTCGGGCGGGTCTCTGTGGGGCCCGGCAGCGTCCCAGAAcctgctccaagtgctgggaTCCGCGTCCTAAAGCCAGTCCAGCCGCGCCCACCTGAGCCAGCCAAGCGGGCCGTGGGGCGGCTCTAGAGGGGCGGCCCTAGGCGGGTGGGCCCACTGGTGGTTTCCAGGCACACGTGGCGTGAGCTTCGTGCACCAATCCAGAGCCCGTCTCAAGTCACTCCGTGCACGGCCAGTGCGtggtgggctggggcaggagaggcccagggagctctggctggagatgtgagctctggggaagggctgaagggtctggggtgcaggctccccTGAGCCCTCTATCACCGCAGCAGCTTGAGCCAGCAGACAAGGGCCTCTCCCCGGGTGCAGCAcctgtccccagccagggcagatcCAGGCTaggctgggtggggagagggaaatggcacctctcccctggcagctccagctggggcctGGTGGGCAGAACCTCTCCTCTTGCCCCGGCAGCTCCAGGCTGGCGCCAGCGGGCAAGCATCTCCGCCCCGCCCCTGGCAGATCCGCGCTGGGGCCAAGCGCCTCCGGCGAGGGGCTGGTGGCTAGGGGTGGCCCTGGCAGCTTCGGGGCTGGGAAGAGGCAGCTCGTCTCGCTGCAGCCCTGGACTGTCCAGCCCAGTACCCGCACGGCCCGGGGACCAGCAGCTCCGCCGGCaatgctggctgggggagagacccactcaggcggcagcagggagccccagggcgggaagctgcccccccccctccaggaacAGCACAGACACACCCGGGATTTCAAGTGGCTATTTATAAAGGGGGAGGAAGATGGGGGACTCTGGGGGGGCACCCAGGCTGTCGAAGGGAAGCCCCCCGCTGTGACTGCAGGGCACAGCGCCAGTGGCCACGGAGCTGGGGGTGACCAGGCAGGGGCCGGGCGCCAGGCCTAGCTGGCCCGGCCTGGGGCAGCGGTGCCCCGCTCCGGGCCTGGCTCCAGGAAGTCGAGGATGCGCCGGTTGGCCTGGAGCAGGTACTGCTGCTGTTTGAAGTAGACTTTGAGCGCGCCCTTGATGGCCACGAAGGTGATTCCGccctgcagaggaggggaggcGATGAAGCCAGctcctgtgccagccccgggcaccagGCCAGGTGGTACCAAGCCCTGGGCTCCCTCCGAGCTCGGGCTCTGCCCTTGCCCCGGCCCGCCTTTGGCTCCCGCCGCAGCAGGGGGCCTCTGCTGGAGCCTCAGCCCcgggccagggccctgcccagaCTCACCAGGATGGTGCGCTGCAGGCTAGAGTCCACGCGCCGGAAGAGGAGCCTGCCTGCCAGGCTGGCGACGGTGGGGAACACCAGGGCCCCGCACAGCGTGCGCGAGAGGGACGGGTGCTCACTCTGGGGACGGGACTCGGCCAGCGGCCCCGGGCGCCCGATCCCTAGatgagggaaggaaggggaaactgaggcactgatcGGTCCCTGCCACTTGGCCGGAGGCTCAGACCTGAACTGCTCCCCACGCCTCCGCCCCAGCGTCTGCCCCTTGTCGCTGtctccccaccaccaggcccaTCTCTActgccccgcttcccctcccccaacaggtCTGCCCCTCAAATCTttccctgccacccccccccccgggaatccccttccccggtgacccccccccccccggggcagcccccttccccggcGATGCACGCACCtggcaccagggcctgcagcttgCTGCAGTGCTTCTGCCAGAGGCGCAGCGCATGGTCCTCCCAGCGGATCAGCCTGCCCAGCACCAGCATGACGGGGATGGTGGGCAGCCCCatgagcaggaagagggggtCGGCCCGCTCCATCACGTCCAGCCCCTTCTTATGGCCGACCacctgcagccagggagcaggcGGCTCAGTGCCCGGGAGAGCTGGGCTCCCGCACTGGCGGGCCCGGGAGCAAGGCCAGTGGCACGCCAGCAGCATGGGCACCGAGtcgccttccccagctgggagcgCAGGGCTATTTGGAACCACTGGCAGTGCCAGCTTCCTCTGGGCACCACCCTGCCCACGccagccacgtggccccagctgtgcccgcGCACAGATATCCTGGCACCACCCTGCCCACGccagccacgtggccccagccgtGCCCTCACACAGATATCCTGGCACCACCCTGCCCACGccagccacgtggccccagccgtGCCCGCGCACAGATATCCTGGCACCACCCTGCCCACGCCAGCCAAGTGGCCCCAGCCGTGCCTGCGCACAGATATCCTGGCACCACCCTGCCCACGccagccacgtggccccagctgtgccctCGCACAGATACCCTGGCACCACCCTGCCCACGccagccacgtggccccagctgtgccctCCCGCAGCCAGCCTGGCACGCAGCAGCACCCTTTGAAGCAGTGGCTCCAGCGCTCTTGCCTCTGTTCCAGAGCCTGGCAGAACCAGACCTGGCTCAGCTCAGGCGCCATTCAGCCCCTCCTGCTGTTACCTGCATCACAGTGACGGCCCCATAGGTGACAGCTGACCAGTACACCGTGCCCACCACGATGCCAGCCATGGCAAAGGGGCTGGCTCTGGACAGGACCCGATCCACCTGGTGGAGGAAATACACCAGGGGCCCTGCAGGGAGATCAGAAAATCAGGCCACAACCCCCACCTCCCCCGGTACTCCTTGGGCCAGCCCCATGTCCCCCCAGGGACAGACCccaagctcccagcccttccctgccaGGCCGGCAGGAACTTCCCCAGCCCATTTCACAGGCCACGTGGACTAGTGGGCAGAGCACAAGGTCAGGAGCCAGGGAcatgcccaggctgggcctgtgCCAACCTCTG
Coding sequences within it:
- the LOC102444713 gene encoding E3 ubiquitin-protein ligase MARCHF5-like isoform X1, which translates into the protein MCSASLSHTSRGQGIRSLSARGSYSPCPRRGPGDRPCAPQEQFPGATRCLALLVIPPQRHCWVCFATEREDQAAEWVCPCRCKGSTKWIHQACLQRWLDEKQKGNSTGSVSCPQCGTEYHIVFPTLGPLVYFLHQVDRVLSRASPFAMAGIVVGTVYWSAVTYGAVTVMQVVGHKKGLDVMERADPLFLLMGLPTIPVMLVLGRLIRWEDHALRLWQKHCSKLQALVPGIGRPGPLAESRPQSEHPSLSRTLCGALVFPTVASLAGRLLFRRVDSSLQRTILGGITFVAIKGALKVYFKQQQYLLQANRRILDFLEPGPERGTAAPGRAS
- the LOC102444713 gene encoding E3 ubiquitin-protein ligase MARCHF5-like isoform X2; its protein translation is MAQPAEERHCWVCFATEREDQAAEWVCPCRCKGSTKWIHQACLQRWLDEKQKGNSTGSVSCPQCGTEYHIVFPTLGPLVYFLHQVDRVLSRASPFAMAGIVVGTVYWSAVTYGAVTVMQVVGHKKGLDVMERADPLFLLMGLPTIPVMLVLGRLIRWEDHALRLWQKHCSKLQALVPGIGRPGPLAESRPQSEHPSLSRTLCGALVFPTVASLAGRLLFRRVDSSLQRTILGGITFVAIKGALKVYFKQQQYLLQANRRILDFLEPGPERGTAAPGRAS